From Hartmannibacter diazotrophicus, a single genomic window includes:
- a CDS encoding ATP-binding cassette domain-containing protein has product MRTVRFLFGLLSQAEGGIAALLFVSFFTNILFLVSPFYLMHVYDSVIAAHSLVNLFAISAIALVLYMALFGFDALRMRMLARAAPEIERSFDRYARAIVHRDRMQGETFWSVANALDRLEQVVLSPAITALIDLPFAPLFLIVAFAIHPLIGAAGLVGVVVLVGTTIHFGRKGNALNGDHLQAARSQAVFGNSVLTQQDYIQTSRARDFILSKWMEARGESHRRQFQGAKVSSFGIVLARTLRLLLQSSVLGAGAWLVLHQSLSAGAIMAASVVVSRAVMPMEQAAAMQGMLQSAIAAQNALDEAETKSAREAGERAVPIFMDDLKPSVIARNLIFQYPEATGPVLRNINLRVAAGTVCVVTGPVGCGKSTLLKCILGLLQPQGGHVSLGDVIVTPSTVERIAQSIGYLPQQAHIFPISIAQNIALSDGPDRVERAVAAARAAGCDAAINSLRDGYHTIPFNERGCILSPGLVQGLALARLFAARPRIVLLDEPTQSLDQTGIDHLRAQIEALKAEGAAIVMVTHDPQFVRSSDQLLMFHPVAGPLFGPTNDILSRLAAIETQRSPNPAAQGRA; this is encoded by the coding sequence ATGCGGACAGTCAGGTTTCTCTTCGGTCTGCTAAGCCAAGCGGAAGGCGGTATCGCCGCGTTGTTGTTCGTGAGCTTCTTCACGAATATTCTCTTCCTGGTCAGCCCCTTCTACCTGATGCACGTCTACGACAGCGTGATCGCGGCCCACAGCCTCGTCAATCTGTTCGCGATCAGCGCGATTGCGCTTGTCCTCTATATGGCCCTGTTCGGCTTCGACGCCTTGCGCATGCGCATGCTGGCAAGGGCGGCGCCTGAAATCGAGCGGTCCTTCGATCGCTACGCAAGAGCCATCGTGCATCGCGACAGGATGCAGGGTGAAACCTTCTGGTCCGTGGCCAATGCCCTCGACCGCCTGGAACAGGTGGTCCTGTCACCGGCGATTACCGCCCTCATCGATCTGCCTTTTGCCCCGCTGTTCCTGATCGTCGCCTTCGCGATTCATCCGCTGATCGGCGCCGCGGGGCTCGTGGGTGTGGTCGTGCTCGTCGGAACCACGATCCATTTCGGGCGCAAGGGCAATGCGTTGAATGGGGATCATCTCCAGGCGGCAAGGTCTCAGGCCGTCTTCGGCAATTCGGTCCTGACGCAGCAGGACTATATCCAGACCAGCCGGGCGCGGGACTTCATCCTGTCGAAGTGGATGGAGGCCCGGGGAGAATCGCACCGGCGCCAGTTTCAGGGCGCGAAGGTCAGTTCGTTCGGGATCGTTCTTGCACGCACGCTCCGCCTACTTCTCCAATCTTCCGTCCTTGGCGCCGGTGCCTGGCTTGTCCTGCATCAGAGCCTGTCGGCCGGCGCCATCATGGCGGCCTCCGTCGTCGTGTCCCGTGCCGTGATGCCGATGGAGCAGGCGGCGGCCATGCAGGGAATGCTTCAATCGGCCATCGCGGCGCAAAACGCGCTCGATGAGGCCGAGACGAAGAGCGCAAGGGAGGCCGGCGAGCGGGCGGTGCCGATCTTCATGGACGACCTGAAGCCGTCCGTCATCGCAAGGAATCTGATCTTCCAGTACCCCGAGGCCACCGGCCCCGTTCTGCGCAACATCAACCTGCGGGTCGCCGCCGGCACTGTCTGCGTCGTCACCGGGCCGGTCGGCTGCGGCAAGAGCACGCTCCTCAAGTGCATTCTCGGCCTTCTCCAGCCCCAGGGCGGGCATGTCAGCCTGGGCGACGTCATCGTGACGCCGTCGACTGTTGAAAGAATTGCGCAATCGATCGGCTACCTGCCGCAGCAAGCCCATATCTTCCCGATCTCGATCGCCCAGAACATCGCCCTTTCGGACGGGCCTGACAGGGTCGAGCGGGCCGTTGCGGCGGCGCGGGCCGCAGGCTGCGATGCCGCGATCAATTCGCTGCGGGACGGCTATCACACCATTCCGTTCAATGAGCGTGGCTGCATTCTTTCGCCGGGGCTGGTCCAGGGCCTCGCGCTTGCCCGGCTCTTCGCGGCGCGGCCGAGGATCGTGCTGCTGGACGAACCGACGCAATCGCTGGACCAGACGGGCATCGACCATCTGCGCGCGCAGATCGAGGCCCTGAAGGCCGAAGGGGCTGCAATCGTCATGGTGACCCATGATCCGCAGTTCGTGAGGAGTTCCGATCAGCTCCTGATGTTCCATCCCGTCGCCGGGCCGCTCTTCGGACCCACCAACGACATCCTGTCGCGACTGGCCGCCATCGAAACGCAGCGCTCGCCCAATCCCGCCGCGCAAGGAAGGGCCTGA
- a CDS encoding HlyD family secretion protein: MPALQISAWLLGAVLIALGAWAVAAPLEVRVVSPGEVASNERIVEIRAVTSGLVRQLHIRNGQHVRAGDVLVSFDDENLKSQKQLTQDKIRKLECKIDNARNELDLLNAHEEEIETAIRNVVPLSLDAFRQNKLPCPDFGNPRNIGLLAETLELAIMQIGNLQQMEASIGKQIEIAGSQLASVREDFEASSVLARKRLINASKSRESERVVRDNELKLVSLNSDRESIESSIYDNKKRAYLSIYNDMKTISSELESFNISLIDEKINLEALNNQIAMRTITAPIDGAAVDVNNFIVANFVQQSDLLLKLLPSARMNIVKARVSIDDIDNIQRQEKAVVSLPTNALLRDQFFEATIETINPITSTDGNFRGAQDYYEVTLRISDPAFNPAVERIYVGMPVNVLFSAERTTLAGAMLRPLTKNWPRIFEQ; encoded by the coding sequence ATGCCCGCGCTGCAAATCTCGGCCTGGCTCCTCGGCGCCGTTCTGATCGCCCTCGGGGCCTGGGCGGTTGCGGCCCCCCTCGAAGTTCGGGTGGTCTCGCCCGGTGAGGTGGCGAGCAATGAGCGGATCGTGGAAATCCGGGCCGTGACGTCAGGCCTCGTGCGCCAACTGCACATCAGGAACGGTCAGCACGTGCGCGCCGGCGACGTGCTCGTCTCCTTCGACGACGAGAATCTCAAATCCCAGAAGCAGCTCACGCAGGACAAGATCCGCAAGCTGGAGTGCAAGATCGACAACGCCCGGAACGAACTCGATCTCCTGAACGCCCACGAGGAGGAAATCGAGACCGCGATCCGGAATGTCGTGCCCCTGTCGCTGGATGCGTTCAGGCAAAACAAGCTGCCTTGTCCCGATTTCGGCAACCCGCGCAACATCGGTCTTCTGGCCGAAACGCTGGAACTTGCGATCATGCAGATCGGAAACCTGCAGCAAATGGAGGCCTCGATCGGCAAGCAGATCGAGATCGCAGGATCGCAATTGGCGTCGGTCAGGGAGGATTTCGAGGCAAGTTCCGTTCTGGCCCGCAAAAGGTTGATCAACGCCTCGAAGTCACGGGAATCGGAGCGGGTCGTCCGGGACAATGAACTGAAGCTCGTCAGTCTGAATTCCGACCGGGAGTCGATCGAGAGCTCGATCTACGACAACAAGAAAAGGGCCTACCTCTCGATCTACAACGACATGAAGACGATCAGTTCCGAGCTTGAGTCCTTCAACATTTCCCTGATCGACGAGAAGATCAATCTTGAGGCCCTGAACAACCAGATCGCCATGCGGACGATCACCGCCCCGATCGACGGCGCCGCCGTCGACGTCAACAATTTCATCGTCGCCAACTTCGTGCAGCAGTCGGACCTGCTGCTCAAGCTGCTCCCCTCGGCGCGGATGAACATCGTCAAGGCGCGTGTCTCGATCGACGACATCGACAACATCCAGCGCCAGGAGAAGGCCGTTGTCAGCCTGCCGACGAACGCGCTGCTTCGCGACCAGTTCTTCGAGGCGACGATCGAAACGATCAATCCGATCACGTCGACCGACGGCAATTTCCGCGGTGCCCAGGACTACTACGAGGTGACGCTGAGAATTTCCGATCCGGCCTTCAACCCGGCGGTCGAGCGGATCTATGTCGGCATGCCGGTCAACGTGCTGTTTTCGGCCGAACGCACGACCCTTGCGGGGGCGATGCTGCGTCCGCTGACCAAGAACTGGCCCCGGATTTTCGAGCAATAG
- a CDS encoding prephenate dehydratase, with amino-acid sequence MTKPLRIAFQGERGANSEIATLDVYPDSQPIPCPTFEDAFAAVQSGSVDLGMIPIENSLAGRVADIHHLLPDSGLYIVGEYFLPIRFQLMAPKGATLEGLKSVESHVHALGQCRKIIRKYGLTPRVAADTAGSARLVAESGDLTRAALAPYLAASIYGLDILAENVEDAAHNTTRFVILSKTPAPAVVGSGPVMTTFVFRVRNIPAALYKALGGFATNGINMTKLESYQLGGEFFATQFYADVEGHPEEPPLRRALEELTYFSKELRILGVYPAAPLRAKLREQAPAE; translated from the coding sequence ATGACCAAGCCGCTGCGCATCGCGTTCCAGGGAGAACGCGGCGCCAACTCCGAAATCGCCACGCTGGACGTCTATCCCGACAGCCAACCGATCCCGTGCCCGACCTTCGAGGATGCCTTTGCGGCGGTCCAGTCCGGCAGTGTCGATCTCGGCATGATCCCGATCGAGAACTCGCTCGCTGGACGCGTCGCGGACATTCACCACCTGCTGCCCGATTCCGGGCTTTATATCGTTGGCGAATACTTCCTGCCGATCCGCTTCCAACTGATGGCGCCCAAGGGGGCGACGCTGGAGGGGCTGAAAAGCGTCGAGAGCCATGTCCATGCCCTCGGCCAGTGCCGCAAGATCATCCGCAAATACGGCCTGACGCCGCGTGTCGCCGCCGACACGGCGGGCTCGGCACGGCTTGTGGCGGAATCGGGCGATCTCACCCGCGCGGCGCTCGCCCCCTATCTCGCCGCCTCGATCTACGGGCTCGACATCCTTGCCGAAAATGTCGAGGACGCCGCCCACAACACCACGCGCTTCGTGATCCTCTCCAAGACGCCGGCCCCGGCCGTCGTGGGCAGCGGCCCGGTCATGACCACCTTCGTCTTCCGGGTGCGCAACATCCCGGCCGCGCTCTACAAGGCGCTCGGTGGCTTTGCCACCAACGGCATCAACATGACGAAGCTGGAGAGCTACCAGCTCGGCGGGGAATTCTTCGCCACGCAGTTCTATGCCGACGTGGAAGGTCATCCGGAGGAGCCGCCGCTGCGCCGGGCGCTGGAAGAGCTGACCTACTTCTCCAAGGAACTGCGCATCCTCGGCGTCTATCCCGCTGCACCGCTGCGGGCAAAGCTGCGCGAGCAGGCACCGGCGGAATAG
- a CDS encoding c-type cytochrome translates to MNSFELNKIAGTVLGTLLLAMGLGFLGEGIFHMEVPEKPGYAIEVTEGGEAAGEAAPAGDPPIAELLASADPAKGESVAKKCAACHGFDKGGPNKTGPDLYGVVGRTPGTHAGFAYSSEMVDYGKDHVWDYENLYHFLKDPKGIVSGTKMGFAGLKKPGDRADLIAYLRTLADTPEPLPAN, encoded by the coding sequence ATGAATTCATTTGAGCTCAACAAGATCGCGGGAACGGTTCTCGGAACGCTGCTGCTGGCCATGGGACTTGGCTTCCTTGGCGAGGGCATCTTCCATATGGAGGTGCCGGAAAAGCCTGGGTACGCCATCGAAGTGACGGAAGGCGGTGAGGCCGCTGGCGAAGCTGCGCCGGCCGGGGACCCGCCGATTGCCGAACTTCTGGCGTCCGCCGATCCGGCCAAGGGCGAATCCGTCGCCAAGAAGTGCGCCGCCTGCCACGGCTTCGACAAGGGCGGCCCCAACAAGACGGGCCCGGATCTCTACGGCGTCGTCGGCCGCACGCCGGGCACGCATGCGGGCTTCGCCTATTCGTCCGAGATGGTCGACTACGGCAAGGACCATGTCTGGGACTACGAGAATCTCTATCACTTCCTGAAGGATCCGAAGGGCATCGTGAGCGGCACCAAGATGGGCTTTGCCGGTCTGAAGAAGCCTGGCGACCGCGCCGACCTGATCGCCTATCTGCGCACGCTGGCCGACACGCCGGAGCCGCTCCCGGCCAACTGA
- a CDS encoding 3-deoxy-manno-octulosonate cytidylyltransferase: MSDGQARPPAIVIIPARMASTRLPGKPLADIHGEAMIVHVWRRAVEAQIGTVVVACDDARVQQAIEAVGGTAVMTRPDHASGSDRIFEALQAVDPNGKAEIVVNVQGDLPTIAPAAIRACFLPLLDPAVDVSTLATEINVEAERTNPNVVKVVGTRLEPDRMRALYFTRATAPYGEGPLYHHIGLYAYRRSALSRFVAMPPSELELREKLEQLRLLEAGMRIDVALVDDVPLGVDTPEHLEEARLRLGAS, from the coding sequence ATGTCCGATGGACAAGCCCGGCCGCCGGCCATCGTCATCATTCCGGCCCGTATGGCGAGCACGCGCCTTCCCGGCAAGCCGCTCGCCGACATCCACGGTGAGGCGATGATCGTGCATGTCTGGCGGCGGGCCGTCGAGGCGCAGATCGGCACGGTGGTGGTCGCCTGCGACGATGCCCGCGTGCAGCAGGCGATCGAGGCGGTCGGGGGAACCGCCGTGATGACCCGGCCCGACCACGCCAGCGGATCGGACCGCATCTTCGAGGCGCTTCAGGCCGTCGATCCGAACGGCAAGGCGGAGATCGTCGTCAACGTGCAGGGCGATCTTCCGACCATCGCGCCCGCGGCGATCCGCGCCTGTTTCCTGCCGCTGCTCGATCCCGCCGTCGATGTTTCGACGCTCGCCACAGAAATCAACGTGGAGGCGGAGCGGACCAACCCGAACGTCGTCAAGGTCGTCGGCACGCGGCTTGAGCCGGACCGGATGCGGGCGCTCTATTTTACCCGCGCGACGGCACCTTACGGCGAGGGCCCGCTCTATCACCACATCGGCCTTTACGCCTATCGCCGCTCGGCGCTTTCCCGCTTCGTGGCGATGCCGCCGTCAGAACTGGAACTGCGGGAAAAACTCGAGCAGCTTCGCCTGCTCGAAGCCGGCATGCGGATCGACGTCGCCCTCGTCGACGACGTCCCACTCGGTGTCGACACGCCAGAGCATCTGGAGGAAGCCCGCCTCCGGCTTGGCGCAAGCTGA
- the dnaJ gene encoding molecular chaperone DnaJ, producing the protein MKRDFYETLGVEKDANDAHLKSAFRKLAMKYHPDRNPGDAEAEAKFKEINEAYEVLKEPQKRAAYDRFGHAAFENGMGGGRAGSSDFGASMADIFDDIFGDFMGRGRGPRGGRERGADLRYNLDITLEEAFTGKTVEIEVPTSITCTTCSGSGAKPGTSATTCRTCGGHGKVRATQGFFTIERTCPACQGRGETISDPCPTCAGSGRTTQERTLSVNIPAGIEDGTRIRLAGEGEAGVRGGPPGDLYIFLSLRPHDIFQRDGADLYCRVPISITTAALGGSLDVPTIGGTSAKVKVPEGSQTGRQFRLKGQGMPILRANQTGDLYITVVVETPQNLTRRQRELLEEFEQESSSENHPESTGFFARVKDFFGG; encoded by the coding sequence ATGAAGCGCGATTTTTACGAAACACTGGGCGTCGAAAAGGATGCAAACGACGCCCATCTAAAAAGCGCCTTTCGCAAGTTGGCGATGAAATACCATCCGGACCGCAATCCGGGCGACGCCGAGGCCGAGGCCAAGTTCAAGGAAATCAACGAAGCCTACGAGGTTCTCAAGGAACCGCAGAAACGGGCCGCCTACGACCGCTTCGGCCATGCCGCCTTCGAGAACGGCATGGGCGGCGGGCGCGCCGGATCGTCGGATTTCGGCGCCTCGATGGCCGACATCTTCGACGACATCTTCGGCGATTTCATGGGCCGCGGGCGGGGGCCGCGCGGCGGACGCGAGCGCGGCGCCGATCTGCGCTACAATCTGGACATCACGCTGGAAGAGGCCTTCACCGGCAAGACGGTCGAAATCGAGGTCCCGACCTCGATCACCTGCACCACCTGTTCCGGCTCCGGGGCCAAGCCCGGCACGTCGGCGACGACCTGCCGGACCTGCGGTGGTCACGGCAAGGTGCGGGCAACGCAGGGCTTCTTCACCATCGAGCGCACCTGTCCCGCCTGCCAGGGACGCGGCGAGACGATCTCCGATCCCTGCCCGACCTGCGCCGGATCCGGCCGCACGACCCAGGAGCGCACGCTTTCGGTCAACATTCCCGCCGGCATCGAGGACGGAACGCGCATCCGGCTTGCCGGCGAGGGCGAGGCCGGCGTGCGCGGCGGTCCGCCCGGCGACCTCTACATCTTCCTGTCGCTGCGTCCGCACGACATCTTCCAGCGCGACGGCGCCGATCTTTACTGCCGCGTGCCCATCTCGATCACGACGGCAGCCCTCGGCGGCTCGCTCGATGTTCCGACCATCGGCGGCACGTCGGCCAAGGTGAAGGTGCCGGAAGGCTCGCAGACCGGGCGCCAGTTCCGCCTCAAGGGACAGGGCATGCCGATCCTTCGAGCCAACCAGACCGGCGATCTCTACATCACGGTCGTGGTCGAGACGCCGCAGAACCTGACCCGCCGGCAGCGCGAGCTTCTGGAGGAGTTCGAGCAGGAGTCCTCTTCCGAGAATCATCCCGAATCGACGGGCTTCTTTGCTCGCGTCAAGGATTTCTTCGGCGGCTGA
- a CDS encoding M10 family metallopeptidase C-terminal domain-containing protein — MTEEAAIAGAGVSSTTSASLPTYSYGQIADYLQNGYWTSNSGYAHHYNVAPGGSISVNISGLTSASQTLAVNALSAWTMVSGINFNVVTSGAQITFSDSNASGAYTNTWYTYSASGPGYGTTTSSTVNISTSWVATYGTTLDSYSFQTYIHEIGHALGLGHGGHYNSSATYGVDNHYLNDSWQASVMSYFSQYENTNVNASYAYVVTPMIADIIAIQNMYGTATNLRTGNTVYGEHSTAGGYYDQISSASPVTFTILDNGGVDTIDFGSQTANQVINLNAETISSVMGLTGNMIIARGTVIENAVSGSGNDTILGNSAGNTIYGGGGADQITGNGGNDNIFGGNGTDTANFNVNLAAATIYYFGSTHDVVLRNGTDGSDQLHSVESLHFLDQTVSVSSLADHGSILEYGASYADLRVTYGTNQSALMAHLQNQGIAEGRSISFDARFYLGSYADLRNAFGTDRAAAATHFIKHGAAEGRTDAAFDDLEYVASYSDLINAFGTNAAAGHRHFLNHGFAEGRGDNFDGRLYIGAYADLRAAFGADRDAGTRHFIKRGASEGRTDAAFDDLEYVASYSDLINAFGTNAAAGHRHFLKHGFSEGRGDNFDGLKYTASYGDLIQVFGTNHDASTMHYIRHGHDEGRTTTFDPSAYLAAAGNSDLVAAFGSNLTAATMHYIEHGYAEGRHTA, encoded by the coding sequence ATGACTGAGGAAGCCGCGATCGCCGGTGCGGGCGTTTCGTCAACCACAAGCGCAAGCCTGCCCACCTACTCCTATGGCCAGATTGCCGATTATCTGCAGAACGGCTACTGGACCAGCAACTCCGGCTATGCCCATCACTACAACGTCGCGCCCGGCGGAAGCATCAGCGTCAATATCTCGGGGCTGACGAGCGCCAGCCAGACCCTGGCGGTCAATGCCCTCAGCGCCTGGACCATGGTGAGCGGCATCAACTTCAATGTCGTCACGAGCGGAGCCCAAATCACCTTCAGCGATTCAAACGCGTCGGGGGCCTATACGAACACCTGGTACACCTACAGCGCCAGCGGCCCCGGCTACGGCACGACCACATCGTCCACGGTCAACATTTCGACCTCCTGGGTCGCGACCTACGGGACGACGCTCGACAGCTATTCGTTCCAGACCTACATCCACGAGATCGGCCATGCTCTCGGGCTGGGACACGGTGGTCATTACAACAGTTCGGCGACCTATGGTGTCGACAATCACTACCTGAACGACTCCTGGCAAGCCTCGGTGATGTCGTATTTCAGCCAGTACGAGAACACCAACGTCAACGCGTCCTATGCCTATGTGGTCACGCCGATGATCGCCGACATCATCGCCATCCAGAACATGTATGGCACGGCGACCAACCTGCGCACCGGCAACACCGTCTACGGCGAGCACTCGACCGCCGGCGGATATTACGACCAGATTTCCTCAGCTAGCCCGGTGACCTTCACGATCCTCGACAATGGCGGCGTCGACACCATCGACTTCGGCTCGCAGACGGCCAACCAGGTGATCAACCTGAACGCCGAGACGATTTCCAGCGTGATGGGCCTGACCGGCAACATGATCATCGCCAGAGGAACTGTGATCGAAAATGCGGTGTCCGGCTCCGGCAACGACACGATCCTTGGCAACTCGGCAGGCAACACGATCTATGGCGGCGGCGGCGCGGACCAGATCACGGGCAACGGCGGCAACGACAACATCTTCGGCGGCAACGGCACGGATACGGCCAACTTCAACGTCAATCTCGCGGCGGCCACCATCTACTATTTCGGCAGTACGCACGACGTCGTGCTGCGCAACGGCACGGATGGCTCCGACCAGCTCCATTCGGTCGAGTCTCTGCACTTCCTCGACCAGACCGTCTCGGTCAGTTCGCTTGCTGACCATGGCTCCATCCTGGAGTACGGCGCCAGTTATGCCGACCTGAGGGTCACCTACGGAACCAACCAATCAGCCTTGATGGCCCATCTGCAAAATCAGGGTATTGCCGAGGGTCGGAGCATCAGTTTCGATGCCCGATTCTATCTCGGTTCCTATGCCGATCTACGAAACGCCTTTGGAACGGACCGGGCGGCGGCGGCCACCCATTTCATCAAGCATGGCGCGGCCGAGGGACGGACCGACGCCGCCTTCGACGACCTCGAATATGTCGCGAGCTACAGCGACCTGATCAACGCGTTCGGCACAAACGCCGCCGCCGGCCACCGCCATTTCCTGAACCATGGCTTCGCTGAGGGGCGCGGCGACAATTTTGACGGACGCCTCTATATCGGCGCCTATGCCGACCTGCGTGCGGCCTTCGGCGCCGACCGGGACGCGGGGACGCGACATTTCATCAAGCGTGGCGCGTCCGAAGGACGGACCGACGCCGCCTTCGACGACCTCGAATATGTCGCAAGCTACAGCGACCTGATCAACGCATTCGGCACAAACGCCGCCGCCGGCCACCGCCATTTTCTGAAGCATGGTTTTTCCGAAGGGCGCGGAGACAACTTCGACGGGCTCAAATACACCGCGTCCTACGGCGACCTGATCCAGGTCTTCGGGACAAACCACGATGCCTCAACGATGCACTATATCCGGCATGGCCATGACGAAGGCCGAACGACGACCTTTGATCCGTCGGCCTATCTGGCGGCAGCCGGCAATTCCGATCTTGTCGCCGCATTCGGTTCCAACCTGACAGCCGCGACGATGCACTACATCGAACACGGCTATGCCGAGGGACGACACACGGCCTGA
- a CDS encoding acyltransferase family protein has translation MTDRSVPQHFRAFDAWRFVAALAVMVFHFSAYDMEGLASLRFLAHRMQQVIDLFFILSGFVIMTAYSDKVRSLSDYRNFLVRRLARIYPLHLLTLGFFVCLALAGLAGIVPVGNWQRYDFSTLPAQLLLVHAWGVMPELTFNYVSWSISAEWMAYLLFPCIALMNRKAGLWGLALAFGFAAMAVEALTQVGFIPEERWIESATYGAFRALPSFVLGCGCAVVVTRYRLPVTSLLPGLVAFVATCLVMLPAPPAYVILAGFGLAMVLTASAELNNPDCSRIFRHFELMGRASFGIYMLHPVFASFFMALVWEHFLKASGLVNFYLYMAIVGVLVIAGAVISMWLIETPLRDLINRRFAPAQSQAPEPRQAVPAMATVEKVQPVDAA, from the coding sequence TTGACCGATCGTTCGGTGCCGCAGCATTTTCGCGCCTTCGACGCCTGGCGTTTCGTCGCAGCGCTGGCTGTCATGGTGTTTCACTTCTCGGCCTACGACATGGAGGGCCTTGCCTCGTTGCGCTTCCTGGCGCACCGGATGCAGCAGGTCATCGACCTCTTCTTCATTCTCTCCGGCTTCGTCATCATGACGGCCTACAGCGACAAGGTGCGTTCGCTCTCCGACTACCGGAACTTCCTGGTGCGCCGCCTTGCCCGCATCTATCCGCTGCATCTTCTGACCCTCGGGTTCTTCGTCTGCCTTGCTCTCGCGGGCCTTGCCGGCATCGTCCCCGTCGGCAACTGGCAGCGCTACGATTTCTCCACCCTGCCGGCACAGTTGCTGCTCGTTCACGCCTGGGGCGTGATGCCGGAACTGACCTTCAACTACGTGTCCTGGTCGATCAGTGCCGAATGGATGGCCTATCTCCTGTTCCCCTGCATCGCCCTGATGAACCGCAAGGCGGGCCTCTGGGGACTGGCGCTCGCTTTCGGCTTTGCCGCCATGGCGGTCGAGGCGCTGACGCAGGTCGGCTTCATTCCGGAGGAACGCTGGATCGAATCGGCGACCTATGGTGCCTTCCGGGCGCTGCCGTCCTTCGTGCTCGGTTGCGGCTGCGCCGTTGTGGTGACGCGTTATCGCCTGCCCGTCACGTCGCTGCTGCCGGGCCTCGTCGCCTTCGTCGCCACCTGCCTCGTCATGCTGCCCGCGCCGCCTGCCTATGTCATCCTGGCCGGGTTCGGGCTCGCCATGGTCCTGACGGCCTCGGCCGAACTCAACAATCCGGACTGCTCGCGCATCTTCCGCCATTTCGAGCTCATGGGCCGGGCCTCCTTCGGCATCTACATGCTGCATCCCGTCTTCGCGAGCTTCTTCATGGCGCTCGTCTGGGAGCATTTTCTCAAAGCCAGCGGCCTCGTGAACTTCTACCTCTACATGGCCATCGTCGGCGTGCTCGTCATCGCCGGCGCCGTCATCTCCATGTGGCTGATCGAAACGCCGTTGCGCGATCTCATCAACCGCCGCTTCGCGCCCGCCCAGTCCCAGGCGCCGGAGCCGCGACAGGCCGTTCCGGCGATGGCCACGGTGGAAAAGGTGCAGCCCGTCGACGCCGCCTGA
- a CDS encoding class I SAM-dependent methyltransferase has product MLQETRCPSGRFRTIVDDEVRFIRSWMEKPLTTGAVSPSGRFLARAMASRVDVSLDGPVIELGPGTGPVTRALLGHGIAPERIHAVEYNPAFANLLKTRFSAISVIVGDAYGLEKTLQDRVDGPFSAIVSSLPLFTRPAPDRRRLMEQAMRLLKPGAPFIQFSYALVPPLPASPGEWTLEVSPWILRNLPPARVWTYRSDAGA; this is encoded by the coding sequence ATGCTGCAAGAAACCCGCTGTCCTTCCGGCCGTTTCCGGACGATCGTGGACGACGAGGTACGGTTCATTCGCAGCTGGATGGAAAAGCCGCTGACGACCGGGGCGGTCAGTCCCTCGGGCCGGTTTCTCGCCCGGGCCATGGCATCAAGGGTCGACGTATCACTGGATGGGCCGGTCATCGAACTTGGCCCCGGCACGGGACCCGTCACGAGAGCGCTGCTCGGCCACGGCATTGCTCCCGAGCGCATTCATGCGGTGGAATACAACCCCGCCTTCGCGAACCTGCTCAAGACCCGGTTTTCCGCGATCAGCGTCATCGTCGGCGACGCCTACGGGCTGGAAAAGACCCTGCAGGACAGGGTCGACGGGCCCTTCTCGGCCATCGTCTCCAGCCTGCCGCTGTTTACCCGCCCGGCGCCGGATCGCCGCCGCCTGATGGAACAGGCGATGCGCCTGCTGAAGCCCGGCGCTCCCTTCATCCAGTTTTCCTACGCTCTCGTGCCGCCACTGCCGGCAAGCCCCGGCGAATGGACGCTGGAGGTCAGCCCCTGGATCCTGCGCAACCTGCCGCCGGCGCGCGTGTGGACCTACCGTTCCGACGCCGGGGCCTGA